Proteins encoded within one genomic window of Calonectris borealis chromosome 1, bCalBor7.hap1.2, whole genome shotgun sequence:
- the CSRP2 gene encoding cysteine and glycine-rich protein 2 produces the protein MPNWGGGNKCGACGRTVYHAEEVQCDGRSFHRCCFLCMVCRKNLDSTTVAIHDAEVYCKSCYGKKYGPKGYGYGQGAGTLNMDRGERLGIKPESTPSPHRPTTNPNTSKFAQKFGGAEKCSRCGDSVYAAEKVIGAGKPWHKNCFRCAKCGKSLESTTLTEKEGEIYCKGCYAKNFGPKGFGYGQGAGALVHAQ, from the exons ATGCCGAACTGGGGAGGCGGCAACAAATGCGGCGCCTGTGGCCGCACCGTCTACCATGCCGAGGAGGTGCAGTGCGACGGGAGGAGCTTCCACCGGTGCTGCTTCCTCTGCA tggTCTGCCGGAAAAACTTGGACAGCACAACTGTAGCGATTCATGATGCTGAAGTTTACTGCAAATCTTGCTATGGGAAAAAGTATGGCCCGAAAGGTTACGGGTACGGCCAAGGGGCAGGCACGCTGAACATGGACAGGGGAGAGAGACTAGGCATCAAGCCCGAGAG CACGCCCTCTCCCCACCGACCCACAACAAATCCAAACACTTCGAAGTTCGCTCAGAAGTTCGGAGGGGCAGAGAAATGCTCTAGGTGTGGCGATTCTGTTTATGCGGCAGAGAAAGTAATAGGAGCTGGAAAG CCATGGCACAAAAATTGCTTCCGATGTGCCAAGTGTGGAAAAAGCCTAGAATCTACAACCCTAActgaaaaagagggagaaatctATTGTAAAG GTTGTTATGCGAAGAACTTTGGCCCCAAGGGATTTGGGTACGGCCAGGGAGCAGGCGCCCTCGTTCACGCCCAGTGA